The following coding sequences lie in one Bifidobacterium sp. ESL0690 genomic window:
- a CDS encoding GNAT family N-acetyltransferase codes for MIRAARDSDLQAITDIYNEAVVAGGSTADLKPRTLEQRREWVAEHEPRRDFPVVVLEDRNGKVVGFGSLSRFHPRAGYDGVVELSYYIATAAQYQGYGTQMVSWLIDKAKELGNRKAIGLIFASNTGSIALMKHFGFTRYGFLPKACWDGHGYLDMSYWYLDL; via the coding sequence ATGATTCGAGCGGCGCGAGACAGCGATTTGCAGGCAATCACCGACATCTACAATGAGGCGGTCGTCGCCGGCGGATCCACCGCCGACTTGAAGCCGCGCACCCTCGAGCAGCGCCGCGAATGGGTGGCCGAGCACGAACCTCGCCGTGATTTTCCTGTGGTCGTCTTGGAAGACCGGAACGGGAAAGTGGTCGGTTTCGGCTCCCTGTCGCGTTTCCATCCTCGTGCCGGCTACGACGGCGTCGTCGAGCTGAGCTATTACATCGCCACCGCCGCACAATATCAAGGATATGGCACCCAAATGGTCTCCTGGCTGATCGACAAAGCCAAGGAACTCGGTAACCGCAAGGCCATCGGCCTGATTTTCGCCAGCAACACCGGCTCCATCGCCCTGATGAAGCACTTCGGTTTCACCCGCTACGGCTTCCTCCCTAAGGCTTGCTGGGACGGCCACGGCTATCTCGATATGTCGTACTGGTATCTCGATTTGTGA
- the pth gene encoding aminoacyl-tRNA hydrolase, whose protein sequence is MASQFWLIAGLGNPGKKYEGTRHNMGFMVADVLAERWSVSFSDHKGLADLGKGVMNLSGKSLKFFLAKPLTYMNDSGDAVSSISEYYDIDPSRVIAIHDDMDLDFGRIKVKAGGSAGGHNGIRSIDKSLGTNKYSRVRMGTGHAARGPHAHENTVNWVLGGFSGQQRKELPEFLADGADAVETIMFEGLSEAQERFNGR, encoded by the coding sequence ATGGCATCACAATTCTGGTTGATTGCAGGACTGGGCAACCCCGGCAAGAAGTACGAAGGCACCCGCCACAACATGGGGTTCATGGTCGCCGACGTGCTGGCGGAGCGCTGGTCGGTGTCGTTTAGCGATCACAAGGGATTGGCCGATCTGGGCAAAGGCGTGATGAACCTCAGCGGCAAAAGCCTCAAGTTCTTCCTTGCCAAGCCGCTGACCTATATGAACGATTCCGGCGATGCCGTCTCGTCGATTTCTGAGTATTACGATATCGATCCTAGCCGGGTTATCGCCATCCACGACGATATGGACCTCGATTTCGGGCGTATCAAGGTCAAGGCCGGCGGTTCCGCTGGAGGGCACAACGGCATCCGCTCCATCGACAAATCGCTGGGGACCAATAAATATTCCCGCGTCCGTATGGGCACCGGTCACGCCGCACGTGGCCCGCACGCCCATGAAAACACGGTCAACTGGGTGCTCGGCGGATTCTCCGGCCAGCAGCGCAAGGAACTTCCCGAATTCCTCGCCGATGGCGCTGACGCGGTGGAAACTATTATGTTCGAGGGGCTAAGCGAGGCGCAGGAGCGGTTCAACGGCCGCTGA
- the mfd gene encoding transcription-repair coupling factor — translation MSGALAGFLPRLDDDGAFRDLLAGEIEPPEGAADQALTVGAPEGIRPALAAARAQYSSVVMVVSSSREAEETVNSIRSWYGGDPNEVSQLEAWETLPHERLSPRADTVASRMAVFRRLCHPKDGSEMFGPIRILVMPVRSLIQPVVAGLGDVEPLVFRVGSEIPLDEVSARLVENAYTRVDLVVNRGEFAVRGGIVDVFPPTLPHPVRIEFFGDEIDTIKEFHASDQRTYGDGIDTVWATPCRELQLTDKVRARAKSLIGRIPNADDMLQSIADSIPVEGMESLIPALIDDMQPVATMLPRDAVIMLSDPEKLRRAAADLAKTANEFLAASWHVAASGHGAGAPISFDQASFLDFDETIRSLEFSNHDVWRLTSFGVDKTMPGHVQLDASVPEEYRGDEKRAKTGVEGLIDDGFEVTITAAANGTLSRLKRALGQTGVTRFDTVRSQAMDGFIDSAAKFALLTERDLTGKTSAVAQQKSSRRRHKAIDLMELKAGDYIVHEQHGIGRFVEMRQRTTGVGANRATREYLVIEYAPSKRNAPPDKLFIPTDQLDQVSKYIGADKPKLNKLGGSDWAQTKAKARKHVHEIADDLVKLYSARQQAEGFAFSPDTPWQKELEDAFPYQETADQLTTIDEVKADMEKPVPMDRLICGDVGFGKTEIAVRAAFKAVQDGKQVAILAPTTLLVQQHYETFTERYEGFPVHVAAMSRFQTKKEIDETLKGLESGFVDVVIGTHKLLNPKIKFKDLGLLIIDEEQRFGVEHKETLKALRTNIDVLSLSATPIPRTLEMAVTGIREMSTLATPPEDRLPVLTYVGAYEDAQVTAAVRRELLRGGQVFYVHNRVNDIDKVAAKIHDLVPEAKIGIAHGKMGEKQLDNIIQDFWHRDIDVLVCTTIIETGLDITNANTLIVDHADRFGLSQLHQLRGRVGRGRERAYAYFLYDPSKPMTQQSHDRLATIAQNTALGSGFDVAMKDLELRGTGNLLGGEQSGHIEGVGFDLYVRMVSDAVEKYKEPERKESVAVTIDLPIEASIPVDYIDSDKLRLEAYRKLASARTEEDFTELREELTDRYGPLPEEFDTLFDVARLRSKARALGISEIVTQGNRVRIAKIDPPESLQMRLSRIYRGTQYRPVTHTLLIPAPFGGTLGGKPMTSPEVMGWTDQLLEDLAWTGKPKQS, via the coding sequence ATGTCGGGTGCGTTGGCGGGATTTTTGCCGCGTCTTGACGATGACGGAGCGTTCCGTGATCTGCTCGCGGGCGAAATTGAACCGCCGGAGGGCGCGGCCGATCAAGCGCTGACCGTCGGCGCGCCGGAAGGCATCCGACCGGCACTCGCGGCTGCACGTGCGCAATATTCTTCCGTCGTGATGGTCGTATCTTCAAGCCGTGAGGCCGAGGAAACCGTTAATTCCATCCGCTCGTGGTATGGGGGAGACCCCAATGAAGTAAGTCAGCTCGAGGCTTGGGAGACGCTGCCGCACGAGCGACTTTCGCCACGTGCCGACACCGTGGCCAGCCGCATGGCCGTCTTCCGCAGGCTCTGCCATCCCAAAGACGGCAGCGAAATGTTCGGTCCGATTCGCATTCTCGTCATGCCGGTCCGTTCGCTGATTCAGCCGGTGGTGGCCGGGTTGGGCGACGTGGAGCCGTTGGTGTTCAGGGTAGGCAGCGAGATTCCGCTGGATGAGGTTTCCGCACGATTGGTCGAAAACGCTTATACCCGCGTCGATCTGGTCGTCAATCGTGGCGAGTTCGCGGTGCGCGGCGGCATTGTCGACGTGTTCCCGCCGACGCTTCCGCATCCGGTGCGTATCGAATTCTTCGGTGATGAAATCGATACCATCAAGGAATTCCATGCCTCAGACCAGCGCACCTATGGCGATGGCATCGATACCGTCTGGGCCACGCCTTGCCGTGAGCTTCAATTGACCGACAAGGTGCGGGCCCGCGCGAAATCGCTGATTGGCCGGATTCCCAACGCCGACGACATGCTGCAATCCATTGCCGATTCCATTCCGGTGGAAGGCATGGAATCGCTGATTCCTGCGCTGATCGACGACATGCAGCCGGTGGCCACGATGCTGCCCCGCGATGCGGTCATCATGCTTTCCGACCCCGAAAAGCTGCGTCGCGCCGCCGCCGACCTTGCCAAAACGGCCAACGAATTCCTCGCCGCAAGCTGGCACGTGGCCGCAAGCGGTCATGGAGCCGGTGCGCCCATCAGTTTTGACCAGGCAAGCTTCCTCGATTTCGACGAGACCATCCGTTCACTGGAATTCTCCAACCACGATGTCTGGCGTTTGACCAGTTTTGGCGTCGACAAGACCATGCCCGGCCACGTCCAGCTTGACGCGTCGGTTCCCGAAGAATATCGCGGCGACGAGAAGCGTGCCAAGACAGGCGTCGAAGGGCTGATTGACGACGGTTTCGAAGTAACGATTACCGCCGCGGCCAATGGAACGTTGTCGCGTTTGAAGCGTGCACTCGGCCAGACCGGCGTGACGCGATTCGACACCGTGCGCTCGCAAGCCATGGACGGATTCATCGATTCCGCCGCCAAATTCGCGCTCTTGACCGAACGTGACCTTACTGGCAAAACCAGTGCCGTTGCTCAGCAGAAGTCCTCGCGTCGCCGCCACAAGGCCATCGACCTGATGGAGCTCAAAGCAGGCGACTATATCGTCCACGAGCAGCACGGCATCGGCCGATTCGTCGAAATGCGACAGCGTACCACCGGTGTCGGCGCGAACCGTGCCACCCGCGAATATCTGGTCATCGAATATGCTCCGTCCAAGCGCAACGCGCCGCCGGACAAACTGTTCATCCCCACTGATCAGCTCGATCAGGTCTCCAAATATATCGGCGCCGACAAGCCCAAGCTTAACAAGCTCGGCGGCTCCGACTGGGCTCAGACCAAGGCCAAGGCCCGCAAGCACGTCCACGAGATCGCCGACGACCTGGTCAAGCTTTATTCCGCCCGTCAGCAGGCCGAGGGATTCGCCTTCAGTCCCGACACCCCGTGGCAGAAGGAGCTGGAGGACGCCTTCCCGTATCAGGAGACGGCCGACCAGCTCACCACCATCGACGAAGTCAAGGCTGACATGGAAAAGCCCGTGCCGATGGATCGTCTCATCTGCGGCGACGTCGGCTTCGGCAAGACGGAAATCGCCGTACGTGCCGCGTTCAAGGCGGTGCAGGATGGCAAGCAGGTGGCCATTCTGGCGCCGACCACACTTTTGGTGCAGCAGCATTATGAGACGTTCACCGAGCGTTACGAGGGCTTCCCGGTTCATGTGGCGGCGATGAGCCGATTCCAGACCAAGAAAGAGATCGACGAGACGCTTAAGGGCTTGGAATCCGGTTTTGTCGATGTCGTCATCGGCACACACAAACTGCTGAACCCCAAGATCAAGTTCAAGGATTTGGGACTCCTGATCATCGACGAGGAGCAGCGTTTCGGCGTCGAGCACAAGGAGACGCTGAAGGCGCTGCGTACCAATATCGATGTGCTTTCGCTTTCCGCGACGCCAATCCCCAGAACGCTGGAAATGGCTGTTACCGGTATCCGTGAGATGTCGACGCTGGCCACGCCTCCTGAAGACCGCTTGCCGGTGCTCACCTACGTGGGCGCCTACGAGGACGCGCAGGTCACCGCCGCCGTCCGGCGCGAGCTGCTGCGTGGCGGCCAGGTTTTCTACGTGCACAACCGCGTCAACGACATTGATAAGGTCGCGGCAAAGATCCACGATCTGGTGCCCGAGGCGAAAATCGGCATCGCGCACGGCAAGATGGGGGAGAAGCAGCTCGACAACATCATCCAGGACTTCTGGCATCGCGATATCGATGTGCTCGTATGCACGACGATTATCGAAACCGGCCTCGATATCACCAACGCAAACACGCTGATCGTCGACCACGCCGACCGTTTCGGCTTAAGCCAGTTGCACCAGCTGCGTGGTCGCGTGGGCCGTGGCCGCGAACGCGCCTACGCCTACTTCCTTTACGACCCGTCCAAACCGATGACCCAGCAGTCGCACGACCGCTTGGCCACGATTGCACAGAACACGGCGCTCGGAAGCGGCTTCGACGTGGCGATGAAGGATCTTGAACTGCGCGGAACCGGCAACCTTCTAGGCGGCGAACAGAGCGGCCACATCGAGGGCGTCGGTTTCGATCTCTACGTGCGCATGGTCTCTGATGCCGTCGAAAAGTACAAGGAACCGGAACGTAAAGAATCCGTGGCCGTCACCATCGACCTGCCCATCGAGGCTTCCATTCCGGTCGACTACATCGATTCGGACAAGCTGCGTCTCGAGGCCTATCGCAAGCTGGCCAGCGCCAGAACCGAAGAAGACTTCACCGAGTTGCGCGAGGAGCTCACCGATCGTTACGGTCCGTTGCCAGAGGAATTCGATACACTCTTCGACGTCGCCCGCCTCCGCAGCAAGGCCCGTGCATTGGGTATCTCCGAAATCGTCACACAAGGCAACCGCGTGCGCATCGCCAAGATCGACCCGCCCGAATCCCTACAAATGCGGCTTTCGCGTATCTACCGCGGCACGCAATATCGTCCGGTCACGCATACGCTCCTGATTCCCGCACCGTTCGGCGGAACCCTCGGCGGCAAGCCGATGACCAGCCCCGAAGTGATGGGCTGGACCGATCAGCTGCTCGAGGATCTGGCGTGGACAGGTAAGCCAAAGCAGAGCTGA
- the eno gene encoding phosphopyruvate hydratase, protein MAAIESVYASEILDSRGNPTVKVVLDTVDGAEGIGLVPSGASTGEAEAWERRDGDKSRYQGKGVLEAVKAVNETIAPKVIGMDATDQRALDETMIELDGTPNKGKLGANAILGVSLAALYAAAESAELPLYRYIGGTNGHILPVPNMNIMNGGAHADFATDIQEYMISPYGFETYSDALRAGVEVYHTLKGILKKDGHDTGLGDEGGFAPKMKTNEDSLKYIMQAIEAAGYEPGRQIGLCLDVASSEFYNKETNKYHFDGADRDADYMLDYYKELVSKYPLVSIEDPFAEEDWPAWQKITAAMGDKLQFVGDDLLVTNPKRLQKGIDLKAANSLLVKLNQIGTVTETLDAIELATANGFTSMVSHRSGETSDTTIADLAVAKNTRQIKTGAPARGERIAKYNRLLEIEEELGSTAEYAGYSAFKACKKYVK, encoded by the coding sequence GTGGCAGCAATTGAAAGCGTTTATGCCAGCGAAATTCTCGATTCCCGTGGAAACCCGACCGTCAAGGTAGTTCTCGACACCGTTGATGGTGCCGAAGGCATCGGCCTGGTTCCCTCCGGCGCTTCGACCGGCGAGGCCGAGGCTTGGGAGCGTCGCGATGGCGACAAGTCCCGTTATCAGGGCAAGGGTGTTCTCGAAGCGGTCAAGGCCGTCAACGAGACCATCGCGCCCAAGGTCATCGGCATGGACGCCACTGACCAGCGCGCACTCGACGAGACCATGATCGAGCTTGACGGCACCCCCAACAAGGGCAAGCTCGGCGCCAACGCCATCCTCGGCGTATCTCTGGCGGCCCTCTACGCCGCTGCAGAATCTGCAGAACTGCCGCTCTACCGCTACATCGGCGGCACCAACGGCCACATCCTGCCGGTTCCGAACATGAACATCATGAACGGCGGTGCGCATGCTGATTTCGCCACCGACATTCAGGAATACATGATTTCCCCGTACGGCTTCGAGACCTACAGCGACGCTCTGCGCGCCGGCGTTGAGGTCTATCACACCCTCAAGGGCATCCTGAAGAAGGACGGCCACGACACGGGTCTCGGCGACGAAGGCGGCTTCGCTCCGAAGATGAAGACCAACGAGGATTCCCTCAAGTACATCATGCAGGCCATTGAGGCTGCGGGTTACGAGCCCGGCCGCCAGATTGGCCTGTGCCTTGACGTGGCGTCCTCCGAGTTCTACAACAAGGAAACCAACAAGTATCACTTCGACGGCGCCGATCGCGATGCCGACTACATGCTCGATTACTACAAGGAGCTCGTCTCCAAGTATCCGCTGGTCTCCATCGAGGATCCGTTCGCCGAAGAGGATTGGCCTGCATGGCAGAAGATCACCGCCGCGATGGGCGACAAGCTCCAGTTCGTCGGCGACGACCTGCTGGTGACCAACCCGAAACGTCTGCAGAAGGGCATCGACCTCAAGGCCGCCAACAGCCTGCTTGTCAAGCTCAACCAGATCGGCACCGTCACCGAGACGCTCGACGCCATCGAGCTCGCCACGGCCAACGGCTTCACCTCCATGGTCTCTCACCGTTCCGGCGAGACTTCCGACACCACGATCGCCGACCTCGCCGTCGCCAAGAACACCCGTCAGATCAAGACCGGTGCCCCTGCCCGTGGCGAGCGTATCGCGAAGTACAACCGCCTGCTCGAGATTGAGGAGGAGCTTGGCTCCACCGCCGAGTATGCCGGTTATTCCGCCTTCAAGGCCTGCAAGAAGTACGTCAAGTAG
- a CDS encoding septum formation initiator family protein: protein MGTTKSKGKGKAEGDKKRGGSRGSGPIAFFIAVFIVALGAIQLVATFHSYALNLAELNGLKRQEAALVSQKQNLENDISRWNDNAYVTAQARERLGFVFPGEQAIHVEHPEAVTGVKPKSDNTDQDDVSSDKPALPWYRELAYGFKKADEPLKKNKSGEVTTPKAVGGQSDSDPDAGGTPNADDNTNQTGNANHAGNNDKKNAVNPQNKGQKAGAGSGSQSGGSGKK, encoded by the coding sequence ATGGGCACTACGAAAAGCAAGGGCAAAGGCAAAGCTGAGGGCGATAAGAAGCGCGGCGGATCGCGTGGTTCCGGCCCGATAGCGTTCTTTATCGCGGTGTTCATCGTCGCTTTGGGCGCCATCCAACTGGTGGCTACCTTTCACAGCTATGCTTTGAACCTCGCCGAACTCAACGGGTTGAAGAGGCAGGAAGCTGCGTTGGTATCGCAAAAGCAGAATCTGGAGAATGATATTTCCCGTTGGAATGACAATGCTTACGTCACCGCGCAGGCGCGCGAAAGGCTTGGCTTCGTCTTCCCCGGAGAGCAGGCCATCCATGTCGAACATCCCGAAGCGGTCACCGGCGTCAAGCCGAAATCGGACAATACCGATCAGGACGATGTCAGCTCGGATAAGCCTGCATTGCCATGGTATCGTGAACTGGCATACGGCTTCAAGAAAGCCGATGAGCCGCTGAAAAAGAACAAGTCCGGTGAGGTCACGACTCCCAAGGCCGTGGGTGGGCAAAGTGATTCCGACCCGGATGCGGGCGGTACGCCAAATGCTGACGACAATACCAATCAGACCGGCAACGCGAATCATGCGGGCAACAACGATAAAAAGAATGCCGTAAATCCGCAGAACAAGGGTCAAAAGGCGGGCGCCGGTTCCGGTTCGCAGAGCGGCGGCAGCGGTAAGAAATGA
- a CDS encoding DUF501 domain-containing protein, which translates to MADKASDDDIALVKKQLGRFPRGMVAVGARCVCGRPLAVVTRPVLPDGTPFPTTCYLTSPEATKAVSRVEADGSMQHYTDLVQHDETIHAQYERAHRLYLAFRHELATRLGDSEEHIAGTSAGGMPVRVKCLHALVAQTLVMGEGANPIGDMVMKRIVDEFDPKVCRCTTELD; encoded by the coding sequence ATGGCTGACAAGGCCAGCGATGACGATATCGCATTGGTCAAAAAGCAACTCGGCCGTTTCCCGCGTGGCATGGTCGCGGTCGGTGCTCGTTGCGTGTGCGGCAGGCCGCTGGCAGTGGTCACGCGGCCCGTGCTGCCCGATGGCACGCCGTTCCCCACGACCTGCTATTTGACCAGCCCGGAGGCGACCAAGGCCGTTTCACGCGTCGAAGCGGACGGTTCGATGCAACACTATACCGATCTGGTCCAGCATGACGAGACTATTCATGCGCAGTATGAGCGTGCGCACCGGCTCTATCTCGCCTTCCGTCACGAGTTGGCGACCCGTCTTGGCGACAGCGAGGAGCACATCGCTGGTACCAGTGCAGGAGGGATGCCCGTGCGCGTCAAATGCCTGCACGCGCTCGTGGCACAGACGCTCGTGATGGGAGAGGGAGCAAACCCCATTGGCGACATGGTAATGAAGCGTATCGTCGACGAGTTCGACCCGAAGGTCTGCCGCTGTACTACGGAACTGGACTGA
- a CDS encoding Ppx/GppA family phosphatase — translation MQDGTKDFVTVAGIDCGTNSIRLKVSKVFADGSVEDVVPRVLQVIRLGQDVDKTHRFAEDALERAYSAARDFAKVLKEHPADGLRFVATSATRDAENRKEFEDGIESILGVRPEVIPGTEEAALSFLGATGSVPRKGLEAPYLVVDLGGGSTEMVMGGDGKSAPATSVQAAFSMNIGSVRMTERHLRTDPPTQAEIAEASEDIDRYIDEAFEHIPAGKTRTIIGVSGTVTTMTALVLGLKAYDHRAVDGVRVSYKDIFDVDDRFLNMTRAERATYKTIHPGRIDVVGGGALVWNRVLARVSEAAQCDHGTPIDSFISSDHGLLDGIVLDYGTRMLNS, via the coding sequence ATGCAAGATGGAACCAAGGATTTTGTGACCGTTGCCGGAATCGATTGCGGCACCAATTCCATACGTCTCAAGGTTTCCAAGGTGTTTGCCGACGGCAGCGTCGAGGACGTCGTGCCCCGCGTCTTGCAGGTCATCAGGCTCGGTCAGGACGTTGACAAGACCCATCGTTTCGCCGAAGACGCGCTTGAACGCGCCTACTCGGCCGCTCGCGACTTCGCAAAAGTCTTGAAGGAACATCCGGCTGATGGGTTGCGTTTCGTGGCCACTTCGGCGACGCGCGATGCCGAGAACCGCAAGGAATTCGAAGACGGTATCGAATCGATCTTGGGGGTACGGCCCGAAGTCATTCCCGGAACGGAAGAAGCCGCGCTGAGCTTCCTTGGGGCCACGGGCAGCGTGCCGCGCAAGGGCCTCGAGGCGCCGTATCTGGTGGTCGACCTCGGCGGAGGTTCCACCGAAATGGTGATGGGCGGCGACGGCAAGTCCGCGCCGGCCACCAGCGTGCAAGCCGCATTCTCGATGAACATCGGTTCGGTTCGTATGACGGAACGTCATTTGCGCACCGACCCGCCGACGCAAGCCGAGATTGCCGAGGCGAGCGAGGACATCGACCGGTATATCGATGAGGCGTTCGAACATATACCCGCAGGCAAAACGCGCACCATTATCGGCGTTTCCGGGACGGTGACCACGATGACCGCGCTGGTGTTGGGTTTGAAGGCATACGACCACCGTGCCGTCGACGGCGTACGGGTTTCATACAAGGATATTTTTGATGTCGACGACCGTTTCCTCAACATGACCCGAGCCGAACGCGCCACCTACAAGACCATCCATCCCGGCCGCATCGACGTGGTCGGCGGGGGAGCGCTGGTCTGGAATCGCGTGCTGGCCAGGGTTTCCGAGGCCGCGCAATGCGACCACGGCACGCCGATTGATTCTTTTATTTCCAGCGACCACGGCCTTCTCGACGGCATCGTCCTCGATTATGGAACAAGGATGCTGAATAGCTGA